In Leptospira saintgironsiae, one genomic interval encodes:
- a CDS encoding alpha/beta hydrolase → MNWEQNYHLEDGTFVGAGDVSIYYRAYRAKDANNPRTLVVHHGIGEHGKRYDNLLEALAGKGYNVYLIDARGHGKSGGSKGVVTHFNQFLADLDRLISIAKQKEGVKQVTLMGHSMGALISLFYAGEPSHQASLDRLVLSGLPIAVKTDLVMNIKKGAGSLLAGAFPTLTVPTGLDVNALSRDKSVVEAYKKDPLVHGSVGAYLGDFLLNSKEKALEKAARINFPVYLFHGKEDSIALSVGTEEAFKVIPSSDKSMKIYDGLYHETMNELPQDKAKVLGDLVNWLQTH, encoded by the coding sequence ATGAATTGGGAACAAAACTACCATCTGGAAGACGGAACCTTTGTAGGAGCCGGCGACGTATCCATCTATTATAGAGCCTACCGCGCAAAAGACGCAAACAATCCTAGAACCTTAGTGGTTCATCATGGGATCGGAGAACACGGAAAAAGATACGATAATCTACTCGAAGCACTTGCCGGAAAAGGATATAATGTTTATCTAATAGATGCTCGCGGCCATGGAAAATCAGGCGGAAGCAAAGGAGTAGTCACTCATTTTAACCAATTTTTAGCAGACCTGGACAGACTGATAAGCATCGCAAAACAAAAAGAAGGGGTAAAACAAGTTACTCTAATGGGACACTCCATGGGAGCATTGATCTCATTGTTTTACGCAGGAGAACCTTCTCACCAAGCAAGTTTAGACAGACTTGTTCTAAGTGGATTGCCTATCGCAGTTAAAACAGACTTAGTAATGAATATTAAAAAAGGTGCGGGAAGTTTACTCGCAGGAGCATTCCCTACTCTTACTGTTCCAACAGGATTAGATGTAAACGCATTATCCAGAGACAAGTCAGTTGTAGAAGCTTATAAAAAAGATCCTTTAGTTCACGGTTCAGTCGGAGCTTATTTAGGAGATTTCCTTTTGAACTCAAAAGAAAAAGCCTTAGAGAAAGCAGCACGAATTAATTTCCCAGTCTATCTATTCCATGGAAAAGAAGATTCGATCGCACTTTCTGTCGGAACAGAAGAAGCATTTAAAGTGATCCCTTCTTCAGACAAATCCATGAAAATTTATGACGGATTGTATCACGAGACAATGAATGAACTCCCACAGGACAAGGCAAAAGTTTTGGGCGATCTAGTGAACTGGTTGCAGACTCATTGA